A stretch of Chthonomonas sp. DNA encodes these proteins:
- a CDS encoding prepilin-type N-terminal cleavage/methylation domain-containing protein, translated as MREHNSHSTLRRGFTLIELLVVIAIIAILAAILFPVFAQAKTAAKKTAAISNQKQISLGLLMYIGDNDDQYPRRRGCELNSSLNSKLNDGVTRCGGANGFAHSMTWQTWQKYIMPYVKNVQIFEHPVRQKSMTDWNNNGQILNGFALNLGLTGGSTSGFISTPWTGGTQSGIANVSAAMLLLEMPNTYAAPFVAPKSTVKDANGDTLETVYPMAIREYWRAIFLKQISGCTTSDEPDAVGSGPHQGVVAGMADGSAKFIPVMSFLGQTPTLAQYMPSTSMGQVSSTFNSNCRRATSAFPVADTATPVTSVNFPLWGLGQ; from the coding sequence ATGAGAGAACATAATTCGCACAGCACGCTTCGACGTGGTTTCACCCTCATCGAACTTCTCGTCGTCATCGCCATCATCGCCATCCTGGCGGCAATCCTCTTCCCAGTGTTCGCCCAAGCAAAGACCGCCGCGAAGAAGACGGCTGCCATCAGCAACCAAAAGCAGATCAGCCTCGGCTTGCTCATGTATATCGGCGATAATGACGACCAGTATCCGCGCCGCCGGGGCTGCGAGCTGAACTCCTCGCTCAATTCCAAGCTGAACGACGGCGTGACCCGCTGCGGCGGTGCCAACGGCTTTGCTCACAGCATGACTTGGCAGACCTGGCAGAAGTACATCATGCCGTACGTCAAGAACGTACAGATTTTCGAACACCCCGTGCGGCAGAAGAGCATGACCGACTGGAACAACAACGGTCAAATTTTGAACGGGTTCGCCTTGAACCTCGGTTTGACCGGTGGGAGCACGTCTGGTTTCATCTCGACTCCGTGGACTGGCGGTACCCAGAGCGGCATTGCGAACGTCTCGGCCGCCATGCTTCTGCTTGAAATGCCGAATACGTACGCCGCACCTTTCGTCGCACCGAAATCGACGGTCAAGGACGCTAACGGCGACACCCTCGAAACCGTGTACCCGATGGCCATTCGCGAGTACTGGCGCGCAATCTTCCTGAAGCAGATCAGCGGTTGCACTACCTCGGACGAGCCGGATGCCGTGGGTTCAGGCCCTCACCAAGGTGTGGTCGCCGGTATGGCTGACGGCAGCGCAAAATTCATCCCAGTGATGTCGTTCCTTGGGCAGACCCCTACGCTGGCGCAGTACATGCCGAGCACCTCGATGGGCCAAGTGTCCTCGACGTTCAACTCGAACTGCCGCCGCGCTACTTCGGCATTCCCGGTTGCGGACACTGCCACGCCGGTCACTTCGGTTAACTTCCCCCTCTGGGGCCTCGGTCAATGA
- the miaA gene encoding tRNA (adenosine(37)-N6)-dimethylallyltransferase MiaA: protein MATPKLIAVYGPTASGKTLAAEWIADHLDAQLISADAFQVYRGFDIGTNKPADRERYQLIDVCDPDEQFGVGAFILAVLPLLEGAFASGRNVVLVGGTGLYMRALIEQWENLQPLPDPNLRERVTAMADGEVVAQLRNLNPPGLDELDFQNPRRIRRALERALSTEPCLKFAIPGFETTKLGMSPSVDLHNLAIETRTIQLVRAGWLEEVQRLLEQGVSEYCPAMKAIGYDSATRKLRGELSESDFVDEVVLLTKQYAKRQRTWLRSEPGIVFLERESPLVEFSEEWQAKLFRLISP, encoded by the coding sequence ATGGCGACCCCAAAACTGATCGCGGTCTACGGGCCAACGGCCTCGGGCAAGACCTTGGCCGCCGAATGGATCGCCGACCATCTCGACGCCCAGCTCATCTCGGCAGACGCATTCCAGGTCTACCGTGGTTTCGATATCGGAACAAACAAGCCCGCCGATCGGGAGCGCTACCAGCTCATCGACGTCTGCGACCCAGATGAACAGTTCGGCGTCGGAGCGTTTATCCTTGCAGTCCTGCCTTTATTGGAAGGGGCCTTCGCCTCAGGACGAAATGTGGTCTTGGTCGGCGGCACCGGGCTGTACATGCGCGCACTCATCGAGCAGTGGGAGAACCTCCAGCCGTTGCCCGATCCGAACCTTCGCGAGCGAGTCACCGCGATGGCAGACGGCGAAGTCGTTGCTCAACTGAGGAACCTGAACCCACCCGGACTCGATGAGCTCGACTTCCAGAATCCTCGGCGCATCCGCCGCGCCCTGGAGCGCGCACTCAGCACAGAACCTTGCCTCAAATTTGCGATTCCTGGCTTTGAAACTACAAAACTCGGGATGTCGCCCTCAGTCGATTTGCACAATCTGGCGATCGAAACCCGAACGATACAGCTCGTGCGAGCAGGCTGGCTGGAAGAAGTTCAACGATTGCTTGAACAAGGCGTGTCGGAGTACTGCCCGGCGATGAAAGCGATTGGGTATGATTCCGCCACTCGAAAGTTACGGGGGGAACTGTCCGAGTCAGACTTTGTTGATGAAGTTGTCCTGCTGACGAAGCAGTACGCAAAGCGACAAAGGACATGGCTCAGGTCGGAACCCGGCATCGTATTCTTGGAGCGTGAGTCTCCCTTGGTGGAGTTCTCGGAAGAATGGCAGGCCAAACTTTTTCGTTTGATTTCGCCTTGA
- a CDS encoding diaminopimelate epimerase: protein MHGLGNDFVVLNRLAQPLEDNLSSLARRVCDRKYGVGADGLLLTVPGDTVSVRMRVFNADGSEAAMCGNGLRCVVEALRLDGLLAPGATTIEVGARTVSAELRGDGLVQVDMGPVKFDRASIGIDGDPCEPYLRQSLRFRNQVFQGSAAQVGNPNLVFFVSSVTEVDLSALGPHFSRLPQFAHGANVHFVEVLGPGNVKARTWELGAGETLACGSGACAIAAIGCHLGLTGRAVTVELPGGKLEIYAREDGHVIMTGPASHVFTGSIAL, encoded by the coding sequence ATGCACGGGTTAGGCAACGACTTTGTTGTCCTAAACCGGCTTGCACAGCCCCTCGAAGACAATCTCTCGTCGCTAGCACGTCGAGTGTGCGACCGGAAGTACGGGGTCGGCGCGGACGGGTTGCTTCTCACCGTGCCAGGCGATACTGTGTCCGTTCGCATGAGAGTCTTCAACGCTGACGGCAGCGAAGCGGCCATGTGCGGGAATGGGTTGAGGTGCGTCGTCGAGGCACTACGCTTGGACGGGCTCCTCGCGCCAGGTGCCACCACCATAGAGGTCGGCGCGCGCACCGTGAGCGCCGAATTGCGCGGCGATGGGCTTGTGCAAGTCGATATGGGTCCTGTCAAGTTTGACCGGGCGAGCATCGGCATCGACGGCGACCCGTGTGAGCCATACCTCCGACAATCGCTTCGATTCCGAAATCAGGTGTTCCAGGGCTCTGCTGCGCAGGTGGGGAATCCTAACCTCGTATTCTTCGTCTCCTCTGTGACAGAGGTCGATCTTTCTGCCCTTGGACCCCACTTTTCGCGATTGCCGCAGTTCGCCCACGGCGCAAATGTGCATTTCGTTGAGGTACTCGGCCCCGGCAACGTCAAAGCGCGTACCTGGGAGCTTGGTGCAGGCGAGACTCTTGCTTGTGGGAGCGGTGCTTGCGCAATTGCGGCCATCGGGTGCCATCTGGGCCTGACCGGTCGGGCGGTGACGGTCGAGTTGCCAGGTGGCAAGCTCGAGATTTACGCTCGCGAAGATGGCCACGTGATCATGACCGGCCCCGCTTCGCACGTCTTCACCGGCTCGATCGCACTCTAG
- a CDS encoding adenine phosphoribosyltransferase, which translates to MSELLASTLIRDVPDFPRPGIVFKDITPILHHPAAMAEVVKRLADDAKNHDADVVVGIESRGFIFGVPVAMELGVPFVPARKLGKLPYDRISEEYALEYGTNTIEMHVDAVNPGQRAYIIDDLLATGGTAAAAARLIERLNGSVAGFGFLVELTFLHGRENLLGYPVNVLIDL; encoded by the coding sequence ATGTCAGAACTTCTCGCTTCGACCCTCATCCGGGACGTACCCGATTTCCCGCGCCCTGGCATCGTATTCAAAGATATCACCCCGATCTTGCACCACCCCGCTGCGATGGCAGAGGTTGTCAAGCGATTGGCCGACGACGCCAAGAACCACGACGCTGACGTCGTCGTCGGGATCGAGAGCCGCGGGTTCATTTTCGGCGTTCCCGTCGCGATGGAACTAGGTGTCCCGTTTGTCCCAGCCCGCAAGCTCGGCAAACTTCCCTACGACCGAATCAGCGAGGAGTACGCGCTGGAGTACGGGACGAACACGATCGAAATGCACGTCGATGCGGTCAACCCAGGTCAGCGTGCCTACATCATTGACGATCTGCTTGCGACGGGCGGCACCGCCGCCGCTGCAGCACGCCTCATAGAACGGCTGAACGGCAGCGTAGCTGGATTCGGATTCCTTGTCGAACTAACGTTCCTGCACGGCAGAGAGAATCTGCTCGGTTATCCCGTCAACGTGCTCATCGATCTCTAA
- the hfq gene encoding RNA chaperone Hfq gives MAKTINLQDMFLNQVRKEGIGVTIYLMGGVQLRGQVRGFDAFTVMLDSPGKPTQLVYKHAITSVVPARPIGSNRPEGGAEPHPEEE, from the coding sequence ATGGCCAAAACAATAAATCTTCAAGACATGTTCTTGAATCAGGTTCGCAAGGAAGGAATTGGGGTTACGATCTACCTCATGGGTGGAGTCCAACTCCGCGGACAGGTCCGCGGGTTCGACGCTTTCACTGTGATGCTGGACTCCCCGGGTAAGCCAACGCAGTTGGTTTACAAGCACGCAATCACCAGCGTGGTCCCTGCTCGCCCGATCGGCAGCAATCGGCCCGAAGGTGGGGCGGAACCGCACCCCGAAGAGGAGTGA